A genomic stretch from Phycisphaerae bacterium includes:
- a CDS encoding STAS domain-containing protein, with protein MPEVEASLTIRKQDSISVVEFEDRKILEEVVIGQILEKLAGLVAAEPVPKVLLSFRKVEHMSSAALGVLITVNKQIAERHGQLVLANIHPQIYEVFKITRLNRLFNIQSTTDAAVRAFV; from the coding sequence ATGCCAGAGGTAGAGGCTAGCCTCACGATACGCAAGCAGGACAGCATCAGCGTCGTCGAATTCGAGGACCGCAAGATTCTCGAGGAGGTCGTGATCGGCCAGATCCTCGAGAAACTCGCTGGCCTGGTGGCGGCAGAACCAGTTCCCAAGGTGCTGCTGAGCTTTCGGAAGGTCGAGCACATGTCGAGCGCCGCTCTCGGCGTGCTGATCACCGTCAACAAGCAGATTGCCGAACGACACGGTCAGCTGGTCCTAGCCAATATCCACCCCCAGATCTACGAGGTGTTCAAGATTACCAGGCTGAACCGGCTCTTTAATATCCAGAGCACCACCGACGCGGCAGTGAGAGCCTTCGTCTGA
- a CDS encoding zinc dependent phospholipase C family protein, protein MNRRTVAILAVLAVLGLPGSAMAWGAAMHVNLASDLLGQLQLLPAATAAILIRHRRDYLFGNIAADVVLAKKWSRVRQFCHHWGTGLAILAEARNHQGRAFALGYLSHLAADTVSHNKFLPRQMTMTRTTLSLGHLYWEMRADSMVAPRYWEELRRLLREVFDEHEACLQAQFKNTFLPFTANWRVFYRLNHFLGQKVWRKTLDRWYNLSRWRLSESMLNRYRAECLERMRDVVARPRDSEVLHEDPNGNAALAYTKAQRRQLRQMARAGLVAPHVLYEAAVGHAPAPARVVRHRVRSAHES, encoded by the coding sequence GTGAACCGGAGAACAGTGGCGATTCTTGCCGTCCTGGCGGTGCTTGGCCTGCCCGGATCGGCGATGGCCTGGGGGGCGGCCATGCACGTCAACCTGGCGAGCGATCTCCTGGGGCAACTGCAGCTGCTTCCGGCCGCAACTGCCGCCATTCTCATTCGGCACCGGCGCGATTACCTTTTCGGGAACATCGCCGCGGACGTGGTCCTGGCCAAGAAATGGAGCCGGGTGCGTCAGTTCTGCCATCACTGGGGGACCGGCTTGGCCATCCTGGCCGAGGCCCGCAACCACCAAGGTCGGGCCTTTGCCCTGGGGTATCTCTCGCATCTGGCCGCTGACACGGTGTCGCACAACAAGTTCCTGCCCCGGCAGATGACCATGACCCGGACGACGCTGTCTCTCGGACATCTGTACTGGGAGATGAGAGCCGATTCCATGGTCGCACCGCGTTATTGGGAGGAGCTGCGGCGTCTGCTCCGGGAGGTTTTCGACGAACACGAAGCCTGCCTGCAGGCCCAGTTCAAGAACACGTTCCTGCCGTTCACGGCCAACTGGCGGGTGTTCTACCGGCTGAACCACTTCCTGGGACAGAAGGTGTGGCGGAAGACACTGGATCGATGGTATAACCTGTCTCGCTGGCGGCTATCCGAGTCGATGCTCAACCGCTATCGGGCAGAGTGTCTGGAACGGATGCGTGACGTGGTGGCCCGGCCGCGAGACTCCGAGGTGCTCCACGAGGACCCCAACGGGAACGCCGCCTTGGCTTACACCAAGGCTCAGCGCCGGCAGTTGCGCCAGATGGCCCGGGCGGGCCTGGTTGCGCCCCATGTTCTGTATGAGGCCGCCGTCGGGCACGCTCCGGCTCCGGCGAGAGTGGTCCGGCATCGGGTGAGGAGTGCCCATGAAAGCTGA
- a CDS encoding ATP-binding protein, which yields MAFNPQSLARQVVICSDLHAARDVEEEVLRVTRALGYSHECSFAIRLALEEAIVNAHKHGHRGDTTKRITISYDIDSQRAVVRVRDEGPGFDPAAVPDPTNPDRIALPCGRGIMLMRAYLDAVTFNDRGNEVQLVKENR from the coding sequence ATGGCCTTCAACCCGCAGTCATTAGCCCGCCAGGTGGTCATCTGCAGCGACCTGCACGCCGCTCGTGACGTCGAAGAAGAGGTCCTTCGCGTCACGCGGGCGCTGGGCTATAGCCACGAATGCAGTTTCGCGATCCGACTGGCCCTTGAGGAAGCGATCGTCAACGCCCACAAGCACGGCCACCGGGGCGACACCACCAAGCGGATCACGATCAGTTACGACATCGACAGCCAACGGGCGGTCGTGCGCGTTCGCGACGAGGGGCCGGGCTTCGATCCCGCCGCAGTGCCCGATCCCACCAACCCCGATCGGATCGCCCTGCCTTGTGGACGGGGCATCATGCTCATGCGGGCGTATCTGGATGCCGTGACCTTCAATGACCGGGGCAACGAGGTCCAACTCGTCAAGGAGAACCGCTGA
- a CDS encoding STAS domain-containing protein codes for MDSSSADFFHVEVEERGTAIVAKLIGSAGMLVSTDLEDALLELVGRQPPLLVLDLSALEFISSVGLGGIVAAHLRSRHHGGTIHLVSPTPDIHDLLATTRLTSIFPVFETIEQALAGKNN; via the coding sequence ATGGATTCGTCGTCCGCTGATTTCTTTCACGTTGAAGTCGAGGAACGAGGCACGGCCATCGTGGCCAAGCTGATCGGATCGGCGGGCATGCTGGTCTCGACCGACCTGGAGGATGCCCTGCTCGAACTGGTGGGCCGCCAGCCTCCGCTTCTCGTCCTTGATCTCTCCGCCCTGGAGTTCATCAGCTCGGTCGGGCTCGGAGGCATCGTGGCCGCCCACCTCCGCTCCCGCCATCACGGAGGGACCATCCATCTGGTCTCGCCCACGCCTGACATCCACGACTTGCTCGCCACCACCCGACTCACCAGCATCTTTCCGGTCTTCGAGACCATCGAGCAGGCCTTGGCGGGTAAAAACAACTGA